GAAGAGTCACTGCGGATATTCAGCCGATCCCCGCCAGGGCTTGCTCCAGGTCGGCGATCAGGTCGTTGGCGTCCTCGATGCCGCAGGAGTAGCGCACCAGCGCCTCGGGGATGCCCAGCGCGGCGCGTTCGGCGGCGGTGAGTTCGACGTGCGAGCCGACGGCCGGGGGCGCGACGACGGTCTCCACGGCTCCGAGGTTCGCCGCGCGGTGGGCCCAGCGGAGACGAGGCAGGAGTTTGCGGACCGACTCGAACCCGCCTCGGGGCTGGAAGCTCAGGACGCCGCCGAAGCCGCCCGGCATCTGGCGCCTGGCCACGTCGTGACCGGGGTGGTCCTCCAGGCCCGGGTAGAAGACGGCCTCGACCTCCGGCCGACCCTTCAGCCAGCGGGCGATCGTCAGCGCGTTGGCGTTCTGCCGCTCGACGCGCAGGGCCAGGGTCTTCATGCCGCGGAGCAAGAGGTAGGCTGCCTCCGGGTGGAGGGTTGCGCCGGTGATCTCGCGACGGCGGAAGATCGATTCGACGAGCCCCTTCTCACCGGCGACGACGCCTCCCAGAGCGTCGGCGTGGCCGCCGAGGAACTTGGTGGCGCTGTGGATCACCAGGTGCGCGCCCAGCTCCAGCGGGTGCTGGTTGATCGGCGTGGCGAAGGTGTTGTCGACCACCACGATCGCCCCCTTCGCGCGGGCCCTCGCCGCCAGCCGGGCGAGATCCAGCACCTTACAGGTGGGGTTGGTCGGGCTCTCCAGGTAGAGGACTCGCAGGCCCTCGTCGATCGCCGATTCGATGGCGGCCTGGTCGGCGGTCGGGCAGAGCTTGACCTTCACGCCCACGCGAGGGAGGAACTCGCTGAACATCCGGTTGGTGCCGCCGTAGGTGTCGACCACCGAGACGACG
This Paludisphaera rhizosphaerae DNA region includes the following protein-coding sequences:
- a CDS encoding cystathionine gamma-synthase family protein, which encodes MSDAQPRPHARTQAVWAGEGGVFMGRATQVPVVHSVSFGYDDLDEWRAAALGEIPGHIYGRNTNPTVAVFEEKVRVLENAEAATSFSTGMAAISDTLFTLLEPGQRVVSVVDTYGGTNRMFSEFLPRVGVKVKLCPTADQAAIESAIDEGLRVLYLESPTNPTCKVLDLARLAARARAKGAIVVVDNTFATPINQHPLELGAHLVIHSATKFLGGHADALGGVVAGEKGLVESIFRRREITGATLHPEAAYLLLRGMKTLALRVERQNANALTIARWLKGRPEVEAVFYPGLEDHPGHDVARRQMPGGFGGVLSFQPRGGFESVRKLLPRLRWAHRAANLGAVETVVAPPAVGSHVELTAAERAALGIPEALVRYSCGIEDANDLIADLEQALAGIG